A single region of the Malaclemys terrapin pileata isolate rMalTer1 chromosome 2, rMalTer1.hap1, whole genome shotgun sequence genome encodes:
- the LOC128832995 gene encoding actin filament-associated protein 1-like 2 isoform X5: protein MIMRCISPSSGSSAFQTPADLSPCQAISSPDLMGRGECDLPAANGQCSSGGTNPLGILPHLPSLPAEDSYEEAEPINPKGHKSPAGGGDTDSSHYESYGEDEDCVKDRAHYIQWPPTTEAPARPEAQLCGFLWRKRWLGQWAKQLFIVREHALLCYKCAKDLQPVLELDLRGCRVVYKAKRSKKMQHVLKITGAAAETLVMGFQSRQQAEDWRKVIEEVSSSPLSRPSAHNSPVLPSSEQGRNSPQVRGSQLGSDSDEENSLVSPATAGCIPTGEPKKGGFLDVLLNGQWQKLWCRVEQGALRMFRDPSCTESPEYAVPLAGSNVTPGADVGQRHHIHISQQGREVAILQTHSDEERDVWLKILQVEKGAEPASVYETSVPGDGPSSAPVGGLLLRRFPTPNTYMDDPFGQLPLATHPSPVYSNSDILHQLQLSLDRAAQDQMQRLPCALPDSAFSNPQSRAPEETAAPPASPGKSPNKQWVEVVPELKSRDFFQSQRTLMQPERKGAPDSLDFLIGKRAFPKLEEKVGQLERACRMKTRLKAGSEMNLLAIGKSLKGHIATATSSAGSEVKEDEAGWVRARHWAVMRQNSWGLETSRGCPRSSCLSLLPSLPQRLLFSLFPSPYSPASLLFLEKVRSSLGLSFLPLDKVGR, encoded by the exons ATGATCATGCGCTGCATCTCGCCCTCCTCTGGGAGCAGCGCCTTCCAAACGCCGGCTGACCTGAGCCCATGCCAAG CAATCTCGTCTCCAGACCTGATGGGAAGGGGAGAGTGTGACTTGCCCGCTGCCAATGGCCAGTGCTCCTCAGGCGGG ACAAACCCGTTGGGCATCCTGCCCCACCTCCCTAGCCTGCCAGCTGAGGACTCCTACGAGGAGGCAGAGCCCATCAACCCCAAGGGACATAAGAGCCCAG cgggcggCGGGGACACAGACAGCAGCCACTACGAGTCGTATGGCGAGGACGAGGACTGCGTGAAGGACCGTGCGCACTACATCCAGTGGCCACCCACCACCGAGGCTCCTGCTCGCCCCGAGGCCCAACTCTGCGGCTTCCTCTGGAGGAAACGCTGGCTCGGGCAGTGGGCCAAGCAGCTCTTCATCGTCCGGGAACACGCCCTGCTG TGCTACAAGTGTGCCAAGGACCTGCAGCCAGTGCTGGAGCTGGACCTGCGCGGCTGCCGCGTTGTCTACAAGGCCAAGCGCAGCAAGAAGATGCAGCATGTGCTGAAGATCACGGGGGCAGCGGCAGAGACGCTGGTGATGGGCTTCCAGAGCCGCCAGCAGGCCGAGGACTGGAGGAAG GTGAttgaggaggtgagcagctctCCTCTCAGCAGGCCTTCTGCCCACAACTCTCCAGTATTGcccagctcagagcagggcaggaaCTCACCCCAG GTGAGAGGTTCCCAGCTTGGCTCTGACTCAGATGAGGAGAACTCCCTGGTCAGCCCAGCTACAGCTGGCTGCATCCCAACTGGAGAGCCAAAGAAGGGAG GTTTCCTGGATGTGCTGCTGAACGGCCAGTGGCAGAAGCTGTGGTGCAGGGTGGAGCAGGGTGCCCTACGGATGTTCAGAGACCCCAGCTGCACTGAGAGCCCCGAGTACGCTGTGCCGCTGGCGGGCAGCAATGTGACCCCGGGGGCCGACGTGGGCCAACGCCATCACATCCACATCAGCCAGCAAGGCAGAGAGGTCGCCATCCTGCAG ACCCACTCAGACGAAGAGAGGGACGTCTGGCTGAAGATCCTGCAGGTGGAGAAGGGAGCAGAACCAGCCTCTGTGTATGAAACCTCAGTCCCTGGAGATggacccagctctgcccctgtggG GGGCCTGCTCTTGCGAAGATTCCCGACCCCCAACACTTACATGGACGACCCCTTTGGGCAGCTCCCGCTGGCgacacaccccagccctgtctACTCCAACTCGGATATACTGCACCAGCTG CAGCTGAGCTTGGACAGAGCCGCCCAAGACCAGATGCAGAGACTCCCGTGTGCCCTTCCCGACAGTGCCTTCAGCAACCCCCAGAGCAGGGCTCCGGAGGAGACAG ctgctcctccagccagccCGGGCAAGTCTCCGAACAAGCAGTGGGTAGAAGTGGTCCCGGAGCTGAAAAGCCGGGATTTTTTCCAGTCTCAGCGGACGCTGATGCAGCCCGAGAGGAAGGGCGCCCCAGACAGCTTGGATTTCTTAATTG GTAAGAGGGCCTTCCCCAAGCTGGAGGAGAAAGTAGGGCAGCTGGAAAGGGCATGCCGGATGAAAACCAGGCTGAAGGCCGGCTCGGAGATGAACCTGCTAGCCATCGGCAAGTCTCTGAAGGGCCACATAGCCACCGCCACCAGCTCAGCAGGCTCCGAGGTAAAGGAGGATGAAGCAGGATGGGTGAGGGCCAGACACTGGGCAGTCATGAGACAGAACAGTTGGGGGCTAGAAACCAGCAGGGGCTGTCCTAGGTCTTCCTGCCTTTCTcttctcccatcccttccccagcgacttctcttctccctctttccctctccttatTCTCCTGCGTCTCTCCTGTTCCTTGAGAAAGTCAGGTCTAGCTTAGGTCTTTCTTTCTTGCCTTTAGACAAGGTGGGGAGGTGA
- the LOC128832995 gene encoding actin filament-associated protein 1-like isoform X8 — protein sequence MASAPQAGGRRGHRQQPLRVVWRGRGLREGPCALHPVATHHRGSCSPRGPTLRLPLEETLARAVGQAALHRPGTRPAVLQVCQGPAASAGAGPARLPRCLQGQAQQEDAACAEDHGGSGRDAGDGLPEPPAGRGLEEGLEVIEEVSSSPLSRPSAHNSPVLPSSEQGRNSPQVRGSQLGSDSDEENSLVSPATAGCIPTGEPKKGGFLDVLLNGQWQKLWCRVEQGALRMFRDPSCTESPEYAVPLAGSNVTPGADVGQRHHIHISQQGREVAILQTHSDEERDVWLKILQVEKGAEPASVYETSVPGDGPSSAPVGGLLLRRFPTPNTYMDDPFGQLPLATHPSPVYSNSDILHQLQLSLDRAAQDQMQRLPCALPDSAFSNPQSRAPEETAAPPASPGKSPNKQWVEVVPELKSRDFFQSQRTLMQPERKGAPDSLDFLIGKRAFPKLEEKVGQLERACRMKTRLKAGSEMNLLAIGKSLKGHIATATSSAGSEVKEDEAGWVRARHWAVMRQNSWGLETSRGCPRSSCLSLLPSLPQRLLFSLFPSPYSPASLLFLEKVRSSLGLSFLPLDKVGR from the exons ATGGCCAGTGCTCCTCAGGCGGG cgggcggCGGGGACACAGACAGCAGCCACTACGAGTCGTATGGCGAGGACGAGGACTGCGTGAAGGACCGTGCGCACTACATCCAGTGGCCACCCACCACCGAGGCTCCTGCTCGCCCCGAGGCCCAACTCTGCGGCTTCCTCTGGAGGAAACGCTGGCTCGGGCAGTGGGCCAAGCAGCTCTTCATCGTCCGGGAACACGCCCTGCTG TGCTACAAGTGTGCCAAGGACCTGCAGCCAGTGCTGGAGCTGGACCTGCGCGGCTGCCGCGTTGTCTACAAGGCCAAGCGCAGCAAGAAGATGCAGCATGTGCTGAAGATCACGGGGGCAGCGGCAGAGACGCTGGTGATGGGCTTCCAGAGCCGCCAGCAGGCCGAGGACTGGAGGAAGGTTTGGAG GTGAttgaggaggtgagcagctctCCTCTCAGCAGGCCTTCTGCCCACAACTCTCCAGTATTGcccagctcagagcagggcaggaaCTCACCCCAG GTGAGAGGTTCCCAGCTTGGCTCTGACTCAGATGAGGAGAACTCCCTGGTCAGCCCAGCTACAGCTGGCTGCATCCCAACTGGAGAGCCAAAGAAGGGAG GTTTCCTGGATGTGCTGCTGAACGGCCAGTGGCAGAAGCTGTGGTGCAGGGTGGAGCAGGGTGCCCTACGGATGTTCAGAGACCCCAGCTGCACTGAGAGCCCCGAGTACGCTGTGCCGCTGGCGGGCAGCAATGTGACCCCGGGGGCCGACGTGGGCCAACGCCATCACATCCACATCAGCCAGCAAGGCAGAGAGGTCGCCATCCTGCAG ACCCACTCAGACGAAGAGAGGGACGTCTGGCTGAAGATCCTGCAGGTGGAGAAGGGAGCAGAACCAGCCTCTGTGTATGAAACCTCAGTCCCTGGAGATggacccagctctgcccctgtggG GGGCCTGCTCTTGCGAAGATTCCCGACCCCCAACACTTACATGGACGACCCCTTTGGGCAGCTCCCGCTGGCgacacaccccagccctgtctACTCCAACTCGGATATACTGCACCAGCTG CAGCTGAGCTTGGACAGAGCCGCCCAAGACCAGATGCAGAGACTCCCGTGTGCCCTTCCCGACAGTGCCTTCAGCAACCCCCAGAGCAGGGCTCCGGAGGAGACAG ctgctcctccagccagccCGGGCAAGTCTCCGAACAAGCAGTGGGTAGAAGTGGTCCCGGAGCTGAAAAGCCGGGATTTTTTCCAGTCTCAGCGGACGCTGATGCAGCCCGAGAGGAAGGGCGCCCCAGACAGCTTGGATTTCTTAATTG GTAAGAGGGCCTTCCCCAAGCTGGAGGAGAAAGTAGGGCAGCTGGAAAGGGCATGCCGGATGAAAACCAGGCTGAAGGCCGGCTCGGAGATGAACCTGCTAGCCATCGGCAAGTCTCTGAAGGGCCACATAGCCACCGCCACCAGCTCAGCAGGCTCCGAGGTAAAGGAGGATGAAGCAGGATGGGTGAGGGCCAGACACTGGGCAGTCATGAGACAGAACAGTTGGGGGCTAGAAACCAGCAGGGGCTGTCCTAGGTCTTCCTGCCTTTCTcttctcccatcccttccccagcgacttctcttctccctctttccctctccttatTCTCCTGCGTCTCTCCTGTTCCTTGAGAAAGTCAGGTCTAGCTTAGGTCTTTCTTTCTTGCCTTTAGACAAGGTGGGGAGGTGA
- the LOC128832995 gene encoding actin filament-associated protein 1-like isoform X7 gives MDCKVSKPRSAPCMAPSSCGVVRFPFQAQRPLALLGQPLANRQLHSRQALAQRHPSALGSGRRGHRQQPLRVVWRGRGLREGPCALHPVATHHRGSCSPRGPTLRLPLEETLARAVGQAALHRPGTRPAVLQVCQGPAASAGAGPARLPRCLQGQAQQEDAACAEDHGGSGRDAGDGLPEPPAGRGLEEGLEVIEEVSSSPLSRPSAHNSPVLPSSEQGRNSPQVRGSQLGSDSDEENSLVSPATAGCIPTGEPKKGGFLDVLLNGQWQKLWCRVEQGALRMFRDPSCTESPEYAVPLAGSNVTPGADVGQRHHIHISQQGREVAILQTHSDEERDVWLKILQVEKGAEPASVYETSVPGDGPSSAPVGGLLLRRFPTPNTYMDDPFGQLPLATHPSPVYSNSDILHQLQLSLDRAAQDQMQRLPCALPDSAFSNPQSRAPEETAAPPASPGKSPNKQWVEVVPELKSRDFFQSQRTLMQPERKGAPDSLDFLIGKRAFPKLEEKVGQLERACRMKTRLKAGSEMNLLAIGKSLKGHIATATSSAGSEVKEDEAGWVRARHWAVMRQNSWGLETSRGCPRSSCLSLLPSLPQRLLFSLFPSPYSPASLLFLEKVRSSLGLSFLPLDKVGR, from the exons ATGGACTGTAAGGTCTCCAAGCCCCGCTCTGCTCCCTGCATGGCTCCCAGCTCCTGCGGCGTGGTGCGCTTCCCATTCCAAGCTCAGAGGCCCCTGGCACTGTTGGGGCAGCCCCTTGCCAACAGGCAGCTCCACTCTCGCCAGGCGCTTGCTCAGCGCCACCCttctgctctgggcagcgggcggCGGGGACACAGACAGCAGCCACTACGAGTCGTATGGCGAGGACGAGGACTGCGTGAAGGACCGTGCGCACTACATCCAGTGGCCACCCACCACCGAGGCTCCTGCTCGCCCCGAGGCCCAACTCTGCGGCTTCCTCTGGAGGAAACGCTGGCTCGGGCAGTGGGCCAAGCAGCTCTTCATCGTCCGGGAACACGCCCTGCTG TGCTACAAGTGTGCCAAGGACCTGCAGCCAGTGCTGGAGCTGGACCTGCGCGGCTGCCGCGTTGTCTACAAGGCCAAGCGCAGCAAGAAGATGCAGCATGTGCTGAAGATCACGGGGGCAGCGGCAGAGACGCTGGTGATGGGCTTCCAGAGCCGCCAGCAGGCCGAGGACTGGAGGAAGGTTTGGAG GTGAttgaggaggtgagcagctctCCTCTCAGCAGGCCTTCTGCCCACAACTCTCCAGTATTGcccagctcagagcagggcaggaaCTCACCCCAG GTGAGAGGTTCCCAGCTTGGCTCTGACTCAGATGAGGAGAACTCCCTGGTCAGCCCAGCTACAGCTGGCTGCATCCCAACTGGAGAGCCAAAGAAGGGAG GTTTCCTGGATGTGCTGCTGAACGGCCAGTGGCAGAAGCTGTGGTGCAGGGTGGAGCAGGGTGCCCTACGGATGTTCAGAGACCCCAGCTGCACTGAGAGCCCCGAGTACGCTGTGCCGCTGGCGGGCAGCAATGTGACCCCGGGGGCCGACGTGGGCCAACGCCATCACATCCACATCAGCCAGCAAGGCAGAGAGGTCGCCATCCTGCAG ACCCACTCAGACGAAGAGAGGGACGTCTGGCTGAAGATCCTGCAGGTGGAGAAGGGAGCAGAACCAGCCTCTGTGTATGAAACCTCAGTCCCTGGAGATggacccagctctgcccctgtggG GGGCCTGCTCTTGCGAAGATTCCCGACCCCCAACACTTACATGGACGACCCCTTTGGGCAGCTCCCGCTGGCgacacaccccagccctgtctACTCCAACTCGGATATACTGCACCAGCTG CAGCTGAGCTTGGACAGAGCCGCCCAAGACCAGATGCAGAGACTCCCGTGTGCCCTTCCCGACAGTGCCTTCAGCAACCCCCAGAGCAGGGCTCCGGAGGAGACAG ctgctcctccagccagccCGGGCAAGTCTCCGAACAAGCAGTGGGTAGAAGTGGTCCCGGAGCTGAAAAGCCGGGATTTTTTCCAGTCTCAGCGGACGCTGATGCAGCCCGAGAGGAAGGGCGCCCCAGACAGCTTGGATTTCTTAATTG GTAAGAGGGCCTTCCCCAAGCTGGAGGAGAAAGTAGGGCAGCTGGAAAGGGCATGCCGGATGAAAACCAGGCTGAAGGCCGGCTCGGAGATGAACCTGCTAGCCATCGGCAAGTCTCTGAAGGGCCACATAGCCACCGCCACCAGCTCAGCAGGCTCCGAGGTAAAGGAGGATGAAGCAGGATGGGTGAGGGCCAGACACTGGGCAGTCATGAGACAGAACAGTTGGGGGCTAGAAACCAGCAGGGGCTGTCCTAGGTCTTCCTGCCTTTCTcttctcccatcccttccccagcgacttctcttctccctctttccctctccttatTCTCCTGCGTCTCTCCTGTTCCTTGAGAAAGTCAGGTCTAGCTTAGGTCTTTCTTTCTTGCCTTTAGACAAGGTGGGGAGGTGA